CCGGGTAGTGCAGACAAGAAAGCAATATGGAACATGTGGCTCCAATAAGCAAACAgcactgtagctataaataacggactcgaatcacaaggCAGGGGGCTGGTTTTTTAAGAAGTTACACACATACCATTTTTAGTATCTACGTACGAACCAGTCGCGCTATCTACATAGCGCCTCTCTTACCCGCGCAACCGGACTCATAGAATTTCACTAGACATTCTGGATATACAGGTAAGGTTCCTTGAACATAAACCCTATTCTCGACGCGAGCCATCGCTGACcggactacccgccgatggtgggtctacgtttaaccacccctgttgagatcctcatctcgcaaggGATTATTCACGGTATTTCGGAcaggagagttaaactcaattgacccttaaatcccctttcaatgatgtcaagcatggatcgaacccgacccgattattctatgcttgatcacatAGTTGGATCTAAGTGTTGTACTATGGGGTTCGTAATTTCGCAGGTTGTGTGTGTTCGTGTTGTAAGGTTGTCTAGTATCGTTGTCATGTTTAAGTTGCCGTAGGCGGTCTCAAAATCGTTGTAACTGCTAGCTTCTGACTAGTTTTCCTTTTTATCTATAAAAttatttgcctttaaaaaaaaaaaaaaaaaaaaaaaacgaatggtTGTATTTGAAGATAGTCAATATTCGTTGTTCATGTAGATTTTAGGATTTTCTTAAAATGAATTTGTATCATTTATACTTGATTGGATCAttctattttaattaattaataatttttttaggaAAAAAGATTCATTCCTCTAGTTAAGAATGATGATTATTATTTTCTTCTAAATTTTTCATGTCATAAAGTTTATCTATTACCGTAAATAAGTTTAAAAATGTACTATATGCAGAAGAGTATATATACAAATAAAATTATATagtatgattttttttttctttttaagacAAACAACTAGTAATTAATTTATCAATTAATAATTTAATTGAAAAAATAAATGGAAAAAACAAAACttcacaaattacaaaaaaaattacAACGCGTACCCTAAATGAAACATGTGTTAACGGACAAGTGTACTTGCTCAAAAGCTCAACACTTCTACACTCCCGCCGCTCACTTGGCATCAGTCACCATTTTTCTTCCTTCTGCATCACCATTGTTCTCAGCTACAACAATGGCGTACTCCTTAAAACCCTGCAACAATCTCTTCATTTCATCACCTACCACACTCAATTCCTCAAAACCCCAACACAAATCTACACATTTCTCATTATTCTCATTCAAACCCTCCAAAATCACCCCACAATTATCATCCTTTTCAACATGCACACCAACTGTTTGTTCAAATGTCAGCTCATCTACACCACCATCCACCAATGCATCTCAAGTACAAAATGTACTGGGTAAACGTACTGACATAAAACAGATTATGATTCTTGGTGCTGGGCCCATTGTAATTGGGCAAGCTTGCGAATTCGATTACTCGGGTACGCAAGCTTGTAAAGCGTTGAAAGAAGAAGGATATGAAATTGTTCTTATTAATTCTAACCCTGCTACTATCATGACTGACCCTGATTTGGCTCATAGGACTTATATTGAACCAATGACACCTGAGTTGGTTGAGCAAGTTATCGAAAAAGAGCGGCCTGATGCGATCCTACCTACGATGGGCGGACAAACTGCGCTTAATCTTGCGGTGGCGTTGGCTGAAAGTGGTGTTCTTGATAAGTATAATGTCGAGTTAATTGGGGCGAAACTTGATGCTATTAAGAAGGCAGAGGATAGGGAGTTGTTTAAGGGTGCTATGAAGAAAATCGGGCTTAAAACTCCACCTTCAGGGATCGGTACAACACTCGATGAATGTATGGAAATTGCTAAAAAGATTGGTGAGTTTCCTTTGATTATTCGGCCTGCTTTTACGTTAGGCGGTTCGGGAGGTGGGATTGCTTATAATAAAGACGAGTTTGAGACGATTTGTAAGTCGGGACTTGCAGCTAGTGTTACATCACAGGTTTTGGTCGAAAAATCTTTGTTAGGATGGAAAGAATATGAGCTTGAAGTTATGAGAGATTTGGCTGATAATGTGGTTATTATATGTTCAATTGAGAATATTGATCCAATGGGTGTGCATACGGGTGATTCGATTACGGTTGCACCTGCTCAAACTTTGACTGATAAAGAGTACCAACGGTTACGCGATTATTCTATTGCGATTATAAGGGAAATTGGTGTCGAATGTGGCGGGTCGAATATACAGTTTGCTGTTAATCCTGAAAACGGTGAGGTTATGGTGATTGAAATGAATCCTAGGGTTTCGAGATCATCAGCACTTGCATCTAAAGCTACTGGTTTTCCAATTGCGAAAATGGCTGCAAAGTTATCTGTTGGGTATTCGTTAGATCAGATTCCTAATGATATAACTAAAAAGACACCTGCGAGTTTTGAACCGTCTATAGATTACGTTGTCACAAAGGCAAGAATCGTTTTCCTTCTCTTTTAAAGATAAATTATCTTACTTGATATATTCGTGATAATATGTTTTTTAATAGTCTATACATTTTGTGGTTATAATCAGAATAAGTAGTTTTTCGTTTACCATTTGATTTTCAGTTTTGTTGTCAAGattgcaaaaatcgctactcggaGAGAGTATTCGAtcgggactttttagggagtactcggcaaCTCTTCGGCAACTCTGGGAGTTCTTGGAGAGTACTCGTATGTTGACTtacgaccaagtttgactttgacctatTTTGACTGAACtttgacaagtttgattggtttTTCAAGTAATCCCGAATTTTGACCGATTTTCCGAGTAACCTAAGTTTTGACCGAGTACTCGTTGAGTACTTCCGAGTTGCAAAAACTGAGTACTGCCGTgtaattccgagttctgcaacaTTGTTTGTTGTAATTGGTATCAAAGTGAGTAGCTTTTTGTTGCAGCTGGTATGATACTCATGTATCTAAAGTGAACTATTTGACCTTTTAATTAATACTCTGTACTAATATAATCAGAAACCATATATGTTTCTTTTTTAAATCGATGCAGATACCAAGGTTCGCCTTTGAGAAGTTCCCTGGGTCCCAACCAGTGCTAACAACCCAGATGAAATCTGTTGGAGAATCTATGGCTGTAGGTCAAACATTTCAAGAATCTTTTCAAAAAGCAGTAAGATCCCTCGAATGTGGCTACTCAGGATGGGGTTGTGCACCAATCAAGGAGTTGGACTGGGAGTGGGCCCAGTTAAAATACAGTCTTCGGGTCCCAAATCCCGATCGCATACACGCCGTATATGCTTCAATGAAAAAAGGCATGTCAGTTGATGAAATTCATCAGTTGAGTTTAATAGACAAATGGTTTCTTGCTCAACTTAAGGAATTGTTAGATGTAGAGCAATATGTTTCAACTAAAAAGTTATCTGATCTTACTAAAAGTGAGTTTTATGAAGTTAAGAAGAGAGGATTCAGTGATATACAATTAGCGTATGCTACGAATTCAACAGAAAAAGAAGTTCGGTTAGCGCGGTTGGCTTTAGGAGTTGCTCCAACTTACAAACGTGTTGATACGTGTGCTGCAGAGTTTGAGGCTGACACTCCTTACATGTATTCGTCTTACGATTTTGAGTGTGAATCGGCCCCCACTAAAAAGAGCAAAGTTTTGATTTTGGGTGGTGGACCGAATCGCATTGGTCAGGGGATCGAATTCGATTATTGTTGCTGTCATGCTTCATTTGCCCTCCAGGTTTGTTCATTGCTTCAATTGATTACTATACTTGGATAACTGTTGAGGTGGCAAAATGGTTAAAACAGGTCCTGATTGAAAAACGGGTCATTATTATcaagggttgactttggttgacccgCAAACTcattttttcaagttttgaaaataATTATGCAATTTTTTAAATACAGaataatattttgaaatagatTCTTTGGTAACATCTTAACACATTTGACCAGTTTGTGGTAAACGTTTATTGCTTGATCCATTCGGACATTTGGCCTGCTTGCGATCAAATACAATCATAATCGACCCATTAATATATGGGGCGTAATTGTTTCCTGTAATTCGATGTTCTCTTTATATCTAGTTAAGCTAATTTACTTTTATCATTTATATAGGAGGCAGGGTATGAAACAATCATGATGAACTCGAATCCTGAGACAGTATCCACTGATTACGATACAAGCGATCGTCTCTACTTTGAACCCCTCACAATTGAAGATGTACTCAATGTTATCGACCTCGAACAGCCGGATGGCATAATCGTGCAGTTCGGAGGCCAAACTCCCTTAAAACTAGCTCTTCCGATCCAACAATATCTCGACGAACACAAACCGGCATCCGCAAGTGGTGGACGGGTTCGTATTTGGGGTACGTCACCCGATTCGATCGATGCTGCTGAAGACCGAGAACGATTCAACGCAATTCTAAAAGAACTTCAAATCGAACAACCAAAGGGGGGAATCGCTAAAAGTGAAGCAGATGCACTTGCAATAGCATCAGAAATCGGATATCCAGTTGTTGTGCGACCTTCATATGTATTAGGTGGCCGGGCTATGGAAATCGTTTACAGTGACGAAAAGCTTGTAACGTATCTCGAAACCGCTGTTAAAGTGGACCCCGATCGTCCAGTTTTGATCGACCGATACTTATCCGATGCTATCGAGATCGATATCGATTCACTTGCAGATGCACATGGTAATGTTGTTATTGGAGGTATCATGGAGCATATAGAACAAGCAGGGGTTCATTCGGGTGATTCCGCTTGCATGATTCCTACAAAAACCGTTTCACCTTCAAATTTAAACACGATTAGATCATGGACAACTAAATTAGCAAAACGATTGAATGTAATCGGTTTAATGAACTGTCAGTACGCGATTACATCATCCGGTGACGTATTTCTTCTAGAAGCTAATCCCCGTGCGTCTCGTACCGTCCCTTTCGTTTCGAAAGCAATCGGATGGCCGTTAGCTAAATACGCTTCGCTCGTTATGTCGGGATTGTctcttaatgaattagggtttacaAACGAAGTTATCCCGAACCATGTTGCGGTTAAAGAAGCCGTTCTTCCATTTGAGAAATTTGCGGGATGCGACGTGTTTTTAGGACCTGAGATGCGTAGCACCGGTGAGGTTATGGGGATTTATACCGATTTCTCGATTGCTTTTGCGAAAGCGCAAATAGCGGCCGGCCAGAAACTGCCGTTATCCGGCACCGTTTTTTTGAGTTTGAATGATTTGACGAAACCACAACTTGGTAAGATTGCTAGGGTTTACTTAGGGTTAGGGTTTACGATTGTTTCGACTTCGGGGACTGCTCGAATTTTGGAACTTGATGGTGTACAGGTGGAGAGGGTGTTGAAGATGCGTGAAGGGCGTCCGCATGCAGGTGATATGATCGCAAACGGACAGATTCATTTGATGGTGATTACGAATTCGAGTGACGATGTTGACCAAATTGATGGTCAACAATTGCGTAGGATGGCGCTTTCATACAAGATTCCGATAATAACGACAGTGGCAGGTGCATTGGCTGCTGCTGAGGCTATTAGAAGTTTGAAAACAAGCAACATTGAGATGGTTGCTCTTCAGGATTACTTTTTGGAATACAGAACACAAATTGGTAAAGTTCCTttcttcatctttttttttttttttttttaataacagcaAACACACATACCCAATTACAAATACTTTAGGTGATAGCAAGGATCAGGATTATTATGTATGTACATGTTATGATTAAACTAAGTATTTAAACTGAATTCAATCAATAATCAACCTGAAAGCTTCAATAGATTGGAAGCGATGAAATTGATTACAACTTCAATACAAACTGAGATTCAATTACAGAAAATATGAGAGGGAAAATGTTGATCACAACAGGAATCCAAAACTGAATAACATCCAGTCAAACAAACTATTTAACTAGACCTAACAACTAACAAGAGTTTGTTAAGGTCACGTGCAAGGAGCGTGCCACAATACAGCTATCAACCCACGTGCTGCTCACATGACTAGAGatcttgactttggttgacttccaTTTATCCATAACAATTGCTCCCCCTTCAAACGATTCTTGACCTCAAGAATCCAAATTAAAATCTGGAAATCTCTGCTGGAAATCTTCAATGACCTCCCAAGTTGCATCTTCTGCACTACCATTCTACCATTGCACCAGTAGTGACACAGTAGCTCCATTACCTTTCTTTATGAGTCTTCGATCCAAAATCTTAGCAGGTTCAACTACGAGCAAATCATCTTGATTAACTGTTGGAATCTTGCTCATTTCCACTGGGGGATCACCCTTATGTAGCTTCAACTGAGAAACATGAAAAACTGGGTGAATTCTTGAAGTGTGAGGTAACTGTAACTTGTAAGCCACTTGACCCACTTTGTTAACCACTTCAAAGGGTCCATAATACTTCTGTGACAATTTATTAAAGGTG
This window of the Rutidosis leptorrhynchoides isolate AG116_Rl617_1_P2 chromosome 7, CSIRO_AGI_Rlap_v1, whole genome shotgun sequence genome carries:
- the LOC139857373 gene encoding carbamoyl phosphate synthase arginine-specific large chain, chloroplastic-like, translated to MILGAGPIVIGQACEFDYSGTQACKALKEEGYEIVLINSNPATIMTDPDLAHRTYIEPMTPELVEQVIEKERPDAILPTMGGQTALNLAVALAESGVLDKYNVELIGAKLDAIKKAEDRELFKGAMKKIGLKTPPSGIGTTLDECMEIAKKIGEFPLIIRPAFTLGGSGGGIAYNKDEFETICKSGLAASVTSQVLVEKSLLGWKEYELEVMRDLADNVVIICSIENIDPMGVHTGDSITVAPAQTLTDKEYQRLRDYSIAIIREIGVECGGSNIQFAVNPENGEVMVIEMNPRVSRSSALASKATGFPIAKMAAKLSVGYSLDQIPNDITKKTPASFEPSIDYVVTKIPRFAFEKFPGSQPVLTTQMKSVGESMAVGQTFQESFQKAVRSLECGYSGWGCAPIKELDWEWAQLKYSLRVPNPDRIHAVYASMKKGMSVDEIHQLSLIDKWFLAQLKELLDVEQYVSTKKLSDLTKSEFYEVKKRGFSDIQLAYATNSTEKEVRLARLALGVAPTYKRVDTCAAEFEADTPYMYSSYDFECESAPTKKSKVLILGGGPNRIGQGIEFDYCCCHASFALQEAGYETIMMNSNPETVSTDYDTSDRLYFEPLTIEDVLNVIDLEQPDGIIVQFGGQTPLKLALPIQQYLDEHKPASASGGRVRIWGTSPDSIDAAEDRERFNAILKELQIEQPKGGIAKSEADALAIASEIGYPVVVRPSYVLGGRAMEIVYSDEKLVTYLETAVKVDPDRPVLIDRYLSDAIEIDIDSLADAHGNVVIGGIMEHIEQAGVHSGDSACMIPTKTVSPSNLNTIRSWTTKLAKRLNVIGLMNCQYAITSSGDVFLLEANPRASRTVPFVSKAIGWPLAKYASLVMSGLSLNELGFTNEVIPNHVAVKEAVLPFEKFAGCDVFLGPEMRSTGEVMGIYTDFSIAFAKAQIAAGQKLPLSGTVFLSLNDLTKPQLGKIARVYLGLGFTIVSTSGTARILELDGVQVERVLKMREGRPHAGDMIANGQIHLMVITNSSDDVDQIDGQQLRRMALSYKIPIITTVAGALAAAEAIRSLKTSNIEMVALQDYFLEYRTQIELLSD